One Sphingomicrobium sp. XHP0239 DNA segment encodes these proteins:
- a CDS encoding UDP-N-acetylmuramate--L-alanine ligase — protein MTNSYFFCGIGGSGMLPLAAIMRARGHQVSGSDRSLDAGRMAAKFDYLRSLDIDLFDQDGSGLREGQVLVASAAVEDQVPDVVRARELGLTRKARPELLAEFLNAAKTSIAIGGTSGKSTVTGMVGWILHEAARRPTVMNGAVMKNFAGPHAPFASALVGNPDLFAAEVDESDGSIVLYRPTVALVNNISLDHQTMEELRQLFGDFLRAGDQALYNADDVESRGIAPDGALGFGFDPAQSPAYRGLDLELHDEEVRFTLLHDGEAHAVHLPMPGRHNAMNALAALAACHAAGVPLSDGAAALARFAGLKRRLERVGEARGITVYDDFGHNPDKIAATLKTMRARDRRLIVMFQPHGYGPLRQMGEELSATFAQYLRPDDRLYLPDPVYQGGTTDKSRGSAWLSQAVTAAGAHATHIADRDDIARTIVEAARPGDIVLVMGARDDSLIAYARDLLDGLAGERD, from the coding sequence ATGACCAACAGCTACTTTTTCTGCGGCATCGGCGGATCGGGCATGCTGCCGCTGGCCGCCATCATGCGGGCGCGCGGCCACCAGGTCTCGGGCAGCGACCGCTCGCTCGACGCAGGCCGCATGGCCGCCAAGTTCGACTATCTGCGCAGCCTCGACATCGACCTGTTCGATCAGGACGGCTCGGGCCTTCGCGAAGGGCAAGTCCTCGTCGCATCGGCGGCGGTCGAGGATCAGGTGCCCGACGTCGTGCGGGCCAGGGAATTGGGCCTCACCCGTAAGGCCCGCCCTGAATTGCTCGCGGAGTTTCTCAACGCCGCGAAGACCAGCATCGCCATCGGCGGCACATCGGGCAAATCGACCGTCACCGGAATGGTGGGCTGGATCCTGCACGAAGCCGCGCGTCGCCCCACCGTGATGAACGGTGCCGTGATGAAGAATTTCGCGGGCCCCCATGCGCCGTTCGCTTCCGCTCTGGTCGGCAACCCCGACCTGTTCGCCGCCGAAGTGGACGAGAGCGACGGGTCGATCGTTCTCTATCGGCCGACCGTGGCGCTGGTGAACAACATCAGTCTCGATCATCAGACGATGGAGGAATTGCGCCAACTGTTCGGCGATTTCCTGCGCGCGGGGGACCAAGCGCTCTACAACGCCGACGATGTAGAGAGTCGCGGGATCGCCCCCGATGGCGCGCTCGGCTTCGGGTTCGACCCGGCGCAATCGCCCGCCTACCGGGGACTCGATCTCGAGCTGCATGACGAGGAAGTGCGCTTCACGCTGCTGCACGATGGCGAGGCGCATGCAGTCCACCTTCCCATGCCGGGACGACACAACGCCATGAACGCGCTCGCCGCGCTGGCCGCCTGTCACGCTGCCGGCGTGCCGCTGTCCGACGGTGCGGCGGCGCTGGCACGGTTCGCCGGACTGAAACGTCGACTGGAGCGCGTCGGGGAAGCGCGCGGCATCACGGTCTACGACGATTTCGGGCACAATCCCGACAAGATCGCCGCGACGCTCAAGACGATGCGCGCCCGCGATCGCCGACTAATCGTGATGTTCCAGCCGCACGGCTATGGCCCGCTGCGCCAGATGGGCGAGGAATTGAGCGCGACCTTTGCTCAGTATCTCCGACCCGACGATCGGCTCTATTTGCCCGATCCCGTCTATCAGGGCGGAACGACCGACAAGTCGCGCGGCAGCGCCTGGCTTTCGCAGGCCGTCACCGCGGCCGGGGCGCACGCGACCCATATCGCCGATCGCGACGATATCGCGCGGACGATTGTGGAGGCGGCACGACCGGGCGACATCGTCCTCGTCATGGGCGCGCGCGACGACAGTCTAATCGCCTACGCCCGCGACCTCCTGGACGGCCTTGCAGGGGAGCGCGACTGA
- a CDS encoding 5' nucleotidase, NT5C type, which translates to MSARLFLDCDGVLADFDGGVRRLSGLDPDALTERHGRGGFWKRLARADGFYEHLDPLPGADAMVDRVRHLDPTILTGLPMGKWAEPQKRAWAKKHFPDLDVITCMARDKWTFARPGDVLVDDREHAREPWVEKGKGRFVLHTSPEATLAELAEIFDL; encoded by the coding sequence GTGAGCGCGCGACTGTTCCTCGACTGCGACGGCGTCCTCGCGGATTTCGACGGCGGGGTGCGCCGCCTTTCGGGGCTCGATCCCGACGCGTTGACGGAGCGTCATGGACGAGGCGGCTTCTGGAAACGGCTCGCCCGCGCCGACGGCTTCTACGAACATCTGGACCCGTTGCCGGGCGCGGACGCGATGGTCGATCGGGTGAGACACCTCGACCCCACCATCCTGACCGGTCTGCCAATGGGAAAATGGGCAGAACCGCAGAAACGGGCTTGGGCGAAGAAACACTTTCCCGACCTCGACGTAATCACCTGCATGGCACGCGACAAATGGACGTTTGCGCGCCCCGGCGACGTGCTCGTCGACGATCGCGAACATGCGCGCGAGCCCTGGGTGGAAAAAGGAAAGGGCCGCTTCGTGCTGCATACCAGCCCCGAAGCGACCCTCGCCGAACTCGCAGAAATCTTCGACCTTTAG